The proteins below come from a single Benincasa hispida cultivar B227 chromosome 4, ASM972705v1, whole genome shotgun sequence genomic window:
- the LOC120076515 gene encoding endoglucanase 16 — MGAMKNKLSTTPIILLAWILFFQAIIFLGAVNADLNYKDALTKSLIFLEAQRSGKLPPNHRPAWRGDSALDDGKLANVDLVGGYYDAGDNVKYGLPMAFTVTTLAWAALTYPAELEAAGEMENTKAAIQWGTDYFLKAASRRNRLYVEVGDPVKDHECWVRPENMRTPRTVLQIDSNTPGTEIAAETSAAMASSSMVFRSCNRTYARRLLNKAKLLFQFAKNHKGTYDGECPFYCSYSGFNDELLWAATWLYIATRKPVYLKYIQEESISASVAEFSWDLKYAGAQILLSKFYFEGEKELQMYKNQADSYICSNLPNSPYHQIYISPGGMVHMRDGANTQYVTGTAFLFSAYSDLLATYKQTVQCATVQFDSTQLMAFAKKQMDYVLGINPLGRSYMVGFGNNPPTQAHHRGASVPVLAPDVVVSCPMSFVDWFNKNTPNPNELTGAILGGPDRTDNFVDKRWDSPMTEPVTYTNSLAVGVLAKLAAHKF; from the exons ATGGGAGCTATGAAGAACAAGCTTTCTACAACCCCCATTATTCTTCTGGCTTGGATACTTTTCTTTCAAGCAATTATATTTCTTGGAGCTGTTAATGCAGATTTGAACTACAAAGATGCTCTCACCAAATCCCTTATTTTCCTCGAAGCTCAACGCTCCGGCAAGCTCCCCCCTAATCACCGCCCCGCTTGGAGAGGTGACTCCGCTCTCGACGATGGAAAACTTGCCAAT GTTGACCTGGTGGGAGGATATTACGATGCAGGAGACAACGTGAAGTACGGACTTCCGATGGCTTTCACCGTAACAACTCTGGCATGGGCAGCCTTGACTTACCCGGCAGAGCTGGAAGCCGCTGGGGAAATGGAGAATACCAAAGCTGCAATCCAATGGGGAACTGATTATTTCCTTAAGGCTGCTTCTCGTCGTAACCGTCTCTACGTTGAA GTAGGAGATCCAGTAAAGGATCATGAATGTTGGGTTAGGCCAGAAAATATGAGGACCCCAAGGACTGTTCTGCAAATTGATTCGAATACACCTGGTACAGAAATTGCAGCTGAAACTTCAGCTGCCATGGCTTCTTCTTCCATGGTCTTTAGAAGCTGCAATCGTACATATGCTCGTCGGCTTCTCAACAAAGCCAAATTG CTTTTTCAATTTGCTAAAAACCACAAAGGAACCTATGATGGAGAGTGCCCCTTCTATTGCTCTTACTCTGGCTTCAAT GACGAGCTGTTGTGGGCTGCCACGTGGCTATACATTGCAACAAGGAAACCAGTTTATTTGAAGTACATTCAAGAAGAGTCCATTAGTGCGAGTGTAGCGGAATTCAGCTGGGATCTCAAATATGCTGGTGCTCAAATTCTTCTTTCCAAG TTCTATTTCGAAGGAGAGAAGGAATTACAGATGTACAAGAATCAGGCAGATAGTTATATTTGCTCCAATCTTCCAAACAGTCCTTACCACCAAATTTATATATCTCCAg GTGGAATGGTTCACATGAGGGATGGAGCCAACACACAGTATGTTACTGGAACAGCTTTCTTGTTCAGTGCTTATAGCGACCTCCTTGCAACTTATAAGCAAACTGTTCAATGCGCCACCGTGCAGTTTGACTCAACCCAGCTCATggcctttgctaaaaaacag ATGGATTACGTGTTGGGAATAAACCCACTGGGAAGATCATACATGGTTGGATTCGGAAACAACCCGCCGACACAGGCCCACCACCGTGGGGCGTCGGTGCCGGTTCTGGCGCCGGACGTGGTAGTAAGCTGCCCAATGAGTTTCGTGGACTGGTTCAACAAGAACACACCCAATCCCAACGAGCTGACCGGCGCCATTCTCGGCGGCCCCGACCGCACCGACAACTTCGTCGACAAGCGTTGGGACTCGCCCATGACCGAGCCGGTCACCTACACCAATTCCCTCGCCGTCGGAGTACTAGCAAAGCTCGCCGCccacaaattttaa